The Deinococcus planocerae region AGAACCTGACCCTCTCCTCGTTCGGGCCGGGGCCGGTGCGAGTCGGCGACCGTTACCGGGTGGGGGAGGCGCTGCTAGAGGTCACCTCCCCCCGCATCCCCTGCGCCACCCTCGCCGCGCGCATGGGCGACCCAGCCTTCGTCAAGAAGTTCCGGCAGGCCCGCCGCCCCGGCTTCTACGCGCGGGTGCTCGTGGAAGGGAAGGTGCGGGCGGGGGATGGAGTCGAGCGTGTGCTGACTTCGGCACACACGCCGACCATCCTCGACCTGTTCGAGTTGTTCTACGAGCGTTCGCCCTCCCCGGACACACTGCGCCGGGCACTCGCCGCTCCGGTCGCCGTCCGCAACCGCGAGGAATACGAGGAGCAGCTCCGGAACCTCGACCGGGGCTGAGGGCCGACCCTTCTAACCCCTCAGCCCCCGCCGCGCCACGTCGCGGAAGTACACGAGTTCCTTGCTGCCCGGAAAGGCGCGCAGGGTCCGCTGCGTGAGGTCGAGCGTCTTGCGGTGCTCGCCCACCCGCGTCCACGCCTCGAAGGCCTCCTGGCGGTAGAGGTAGTACAGGGTGGGCACGCCGAGGGCCACCGCCCGGTCGAAGTTGGCCGCGGCCTCGCGGGCGTTCCCGAGGCGCAGATTGGCCTTGCCGAGCCCCCACCAGTTGTAGGGGTCGCCCGGGCGGGCCCTGACGTTTCGCTCCCCGATCCGCTTGAGCTTGCGCCAGTTGTTCGCCGCCCGGAAGTCGTCCCCCAGCACCGCCCGCACGTCGGCCTCCTTCGAGGGCGGGTACGCGACGAGGTACTCGCCGTTGTAAAAGTGCCACAGGTCCGTCATCTGGGCGGTCGACAGCCGCAGGGCGGGCCCGCGCAGGGGGTCGCTCGTCACGAATTCCCCGCCCCGGTAGCCATAGACCGTGCGGAAGTGGGCCACGTTGCTCCCGGGCCGCAGCCGCTGCTGGACGACGACGGGGATTCCGCGCGCGAGCAGTTCGCGCAGCAGCTCGGGGGTCCCGGCGTAGCGGATCACGCTCCGCAGGCCGTATCTCCCCAGGTACGCGGCGAGTTCGAGGCTGGTGACCTGCGGGTCGCCCGCGCTGTCCTTGAGCGCCCGCACCGCCTGCGCCTGGGTGACCCGGGTGCCGTGGTAGCCCAGGATGCTCAGCGCCGTGACCGGGCCGCAGTTGTCGGGCCCTTGCCGCTCATAGGAAAGGTTCTTTAACGTCACGCTGGCGGGGAGGGCCGCGCCGACGCCGCTGAGGGCGCACAGGGCGAGCGGAAGCCACTTGGCAAACATGCTCCAGTGTGCGGGCCCCGCCGGGGACGCGGGCACGCTGCCGGTTGCGAATCCCTTGAGGGAGGGCGGTGCCTCAGCCCTCCTGGTCCGCCTGCCGCGTCTCGTCCCTCACGGTGACCGTCTCGGGCAGCGGGCACGCCGTCACGACTCCGTGGGGAGACACGGCGAGCACCCGGCGCTCCGCCAGCGTCCAGAGGGCGCGGTGAATGTCCATCTCGGCCTGCGCCTCCCCCGACGGGGCCAGGCGGTCGAGGAGCGTGGTGTAGCGCAGCTCCGCCTCCGTGCCCCCCGCCCAGAGGGTGGCCCCGGCGACGAGGCCCAGCACCCGGCGCTGCTCGGGCGTCTCGGCGAGGGCGAGGAGTTCCTGCCGGGCCCACCGCCGCGCGGCCTGCGCCTCGTGCTCGCGGCGGCGGCGTTCGAGGAGGGCGGCCACCTCGTCCGGCAGCGCCTCGCCACGTCCGGCGCGCGACTCGATCAGCCGTTCCAGGTGCCCGTCGGCGCGGGCGCGGGCCGTCTCTCTCAACTCCTCGGCCCGGCCCCGCAGCTCGGCGGCGGCCTCCTGCACCCTGGGATTTTGCCGCACCCCCTCGGCGAGGCGGCGGGCGGCGTCGCGGAACCTTTCCCGCGCCTGGGAGTCCTCGTCGTTGGTCGGGTCGCTCTGGCCCTGGGGCCTGATCAGATCGCGTAGTCTCATGGGTCTCCTTGAAGGGGTCCGGCCTGGCCTCCGTGCGCCGGGCCCGGACATGCCGCTCCATTGTCCCACCCCGTCCTGAGAGGGATGACCGGGGAATCTCAGCGTCCCGCCTGCTCCCTCTCTTCACGCCGGAACAGACGGATGGGTGGACCGTTTCAAAAAAGCCTTCGTCCGGCGTCAGGGAAGGAACGTGGTCTCACCAGAGCCCTTTTATCTGTGCCTTTATGGCTTCCCAATACGCGGCGGAAGGGCGGGAACGGTGTGCCAAGCTTCGGAATGAGTTCCCAGGCAGTCACACGCGGGAGGAATCGCCGCTCTGGCGCCTGACCACACCCCGTTCCTCTCCGTCTTCACGTGAAGACGACGCGTTGTAGGCCGTCCACAGCCGCGTCCTTGCCTTCCGGAGGTGTCATGAAAAAGTTGCTTCCCCTCGCCCTGCTGGCCCTCGGCACGTCGCTCGCCCAGCGTCTCCCCGAGTCCCCGACCCGCCTGGGTGCTCCCCTGGAACTCGTCCACGCCTTCAACAATCACATGCCCGTGGGCGTGACGGTCAACAGTCAGGGCCGCATCTTCGTGTCGTATCCCAACTGGGAGGACCTGAATCCCTTCTCGGTTGCCGAGATCAGGAACGGGCGCGAGGTGCCCTACCCCAATCAGGACATCAACACCCTGAAGATTCCGAACAACTACGACTCCTTCGTGGGGGTGCAGGGCCTGCTGATCGACGGCAGAGACCGCCTGTGGGTCCTCGACACGGGGACGGTCAACCTCAGCCCCATCGTGGACGGGCGGGCGCCCAAGCTCGTGGGGATCGACACCCGCACGAACCGGGTGGTGAAGACGATCCGCTTTCCCGCGAACGTCGTCTTGCGGGGCACCTACCTCAACGACCTGCGGGTGGACCTGCGCTTTGGGGCGGATGGCGTGGCCTACATCACCGACTCGGGGGCGAGGTCGGGGGCCGGGCTGATCATGGTGGACCTCGCCTCGGGCCGGAGCTGGCGCAAGCTGACGGGCGACGCGACGGTGAGGCCGGTGCCGGGCTTCGTCTCCTTCGCCGACGGGCGCGCGCTGCTGGAGCGTCCGCAGGGTGGGCCCGCCCGCACCCTCTCCTTCGGGGCCGACTCCATCGCCATCAGCCCGGACGGGGGAACCCTGTACTACGCGCCCACCGCCTCGCGCCGCCTGTACGCCGTGCCCACCGCGGCCCTGCGGAACGAGAGTCTGAGCGACGCGGAGGTCAAGGCTCAGGTGCGTGACCTGGGCGAGAAGGGCGTCTCGGACGGGATGGCGGAGGACACCTTCGGGCGGCTGTACACGACCAACCACGAGATCAACGCCGTCGTGCGGCGGCTGCCCAACGGCGAGTTCCAGACGGTCGTGCGCGACCCCCGGTTGATCTGGCCCGACACGCTGGCGATTCGCGGCGGTTACCTCTACATTCTCAGCAACCAGTTAGGCCGCCAGGGGCGCTACCACTACGGCATCGACCAGCGGGTGAGGCCCTACGCCCTCTTCCGGGTGAAGGTGGACGCCCAGCCCGTGATTCTGCGCTGACCCGGCGCCTGACCCCTCACCTTCCGCAACAGAACGAACCGCCACGGCCAGGGCTGCGGCGGTTCGTCTCGTTGGAAGGTCTTCTACCGGAACAGCTCGATCACCTTGATCAGGGTCTGCCAGACCGCCCAGGCCATCGGGAGGGCGACGACGGCCCAGGCGAGGACGACGGTGGCGGTGGAGGTTTTTTGTTCGCGCATGGGTCAGGTCTCCTCGGTTCAGTCGTCCGCGGCGGCGCCGCTTCCCACGCCCCGGTCGGCGTAGTAGCGGGCGGCGACGGGCCGCACGAGCAGGTTGGCGATAAAGCCCACGACCAGCAGCCCCGCCATGATCCACATGACGGTGGAGTACGCCTGCGAGGCGGGCACCCCGGCGGCGATCTGGCGGTCACGGAAGCCGTTGACGAGCGTGGGCCCGGCGATGGCCGCCGCACTCCAGGCGAGGAGCAACCTCCCGTGAATGGCCCCCACGTTCAGCGTGCCGAACAGGTCGCGCAGGTAGGCGGGGATGGTGGCGAAGCCGCCGCCGTACATGCTCATGATGATGCCGAAGCCCAGCACGAACAGCACGAGGCTGGCGAGGTTGCCGAAGATAGGGATCAGGAAGTACAGCACCGTGCCCAGCGCGAAAAAGATCATGTACGTCGGCTTGCGCCCGATGCGGTCGGACGTGCTGCTCCAGAAGACCCGGCCCCCCATGTTGAACAGGCTCAGCAGCCCCACGAAGCCCGCCGCCGCCGTGGCCGTTACGCCGTTTCCGGCGCCCAGCACGCGGTCACTGAACATCTCCTGAATCATCACGCTGGCCTGCCCCAGCACCCCGATCCCCGCCGTCACGTTGCAGAACAGCACGGTGAACAGCAGCCAGAACTGCGGCGTGCGCACCGCCTGCTCCACCGTGACGTTGTGGGTGGAGATCATGCCGTGGGAAGCGTTCTGGGCGGGCGGCGTCCAGCCTTCGGGCTTCCAGCCGTCGGCGGGCACCCGCACGAGAAAGGCCCCGAACATCATCAGGGCGAAGTACAGGACCGCCATCGTGATGAAGGTCGGCACGATGCCGAAGTTGGGCCCGCCGTAGGCCGCCATCAGGGACGTGCCCAGCGGGCTCCCCAGCAGCGCCCCGCCGCCGAAGCCCATGATCGCCAGCCCCGTGGCGAGACCGGGGCGGTCGGGAAACCACTTGATCAGCGTCGAGACCGGGCTGATGTACCCCAGCCCCAGCCCGATGCCGCCCAACACGCCGTTGCCCAGGATCACCAGCCACAGTTGGTGGGTCGCCACGCCGAGCGCGGCCACCAGAAAGCCGCCGCAAAACAGCAGGGCGGAGGTGAACATCGTCCGGCGCGGGCCCACCCGTTCCACCCACTTGCCGAACAGCGCCGAACTCGCCCCCAGGAAAAAGAGGGCCACCGAGAAGATCAAGCCGACCTGAAACAGCGACCAGTCACCCGGCGCCCCGGTGTCGGCGGCGAGGTCCCCGGAGATCAGGCGGCTAAGCGGCTTGTTGAACACGCTGTAGCCGTAAATCTGCCCGATGGACAGGTGAACGCCCAGCGCGGCGGGCGGCACCAGCCAGCGGTTGAAGCCGGGTGGGGCGACGGTGCGTTCGCGGTCGAGGAAAGAGGCCATCTGTTCTCCTTTCGCGGCTGGGGCTGCCAGCACAGGGGGGTGGTTCAGGAGGGTTGGAGGCGGGGCGTTCCCGCGTAGACGTTGAAACGCTCGGCCCGCGCGAAGCCGACGAGGGTGAGACCCAGGGCCGCCGCCGTCTCCACCGCGAGGCTGCTCGGCGCCCCCACGGTCACGACGACGGGAACGCCCGCCAGCGCGGCCTTCTGCACGATCTCGAAGCCCGCGCGGCTGGAGGTCACGAGCATGTGATTGGAAAGGGGAAGAAGTTTTCTCCCTACAGCCCAGCCCACGAGCTTGTCCACCGCGTTGTGCCGTCCCACGTCCTCAAAGGCGGCCAGCAGGGTTCCGTCCGGCGTGAACAGGCCCGCCGCGTGCAGCCCACCCGTCGCGTCGAAGGCGGGCTGGGCCGCGCGCAGCCGTTCGGGCAAGGTGGCGAGCAGGGCAGGGGAGAGGAGAGGGGCCGTCCACACCGCCTCCCCCACCCGCACCGCCAGCCGCTCCACGCTGCCGCTGCCGCAAACCCCGCACGCACTCGTGGTGACGTTCGTGCGGGCCGAAGCGAGAAACCAGTGCGGGTCAGAGGTGTGCAGGATGACGACGTTGGGGGTTTCGGGGTCCTGGACGAGCGTGATGGGAGCGTCCCGGTGGAGCAGCCCCTCCGCGTACAGCCACCCCAGCACGAGCTCGCGGTCGTGGCCGGGTGTGCGCATGGAGACGGCCAGAGTCAGGCTCTCTCCGCCCTCATGCACGCGAATGTCGAGAGGTTCCTCGACGGCCACCGCGTCGTCACGTTCGGTCGCTCTGCCCCCCCGGTAGGCCAGCACACGCGCCCCGGTCACGGCGGGGGCCGTGCTCTCGGCGGACGTGGGCTTGGCCTCCGGCAGGCTCACGCGAGGCGTTCCCCGCTCGTCCGGCGTTCCTCCACCGGCTCGTGCATCTGGGCGTCCGCCTGCCGCAGCGCGTGGCCGAAGCCCTTCAGGGTGCCGAAGAGGGCGGTCAACGCCACCTGAATGTCCGGGTCACGCATGAGGCCGACGAGTTCGCCGACGCCCACCCGCTCCCCGCGCGCCACCCGCTTGGCCCCCTCGTTCACACCCTCGTTCAGCGCTCTGCCCAGGGCGCCGACGCTCTGGGGGTCGAGTTCGGTGAGCACCCGCACGACCTCCAGCAGGTTGCGGATGACGTGTGTCGAGCTGCCCCGCTCCAGGATGTGCAGGCTCTCGCCCGCGAGCCCGCCCCCGCCGCGCACGACCTTGTTCAGCACGTCCAGAACCCCGTGATCGTGCAGGGCGCTTAGGAGTTTCAAGCCCTCGACCAGCGCCTCGGCGTTCTGGGCGCTCGCCTCAGCCACCTCCTCCTGCGGTGTTCTGACGCGCGGGGTGTATTGCAGTGATTTCGCCATCTTGACCTCGCTTTGGCTGTGTGGAGGGTTTGGTGCGCTGGGACGACGCTCGCG contains the following coding sequences:
- a CDS encoding MOSC domain-containing protein is translated as MRLLSVNVAQPREHRVIGKPATTGIHKEPQPGAVHVGRQGLAGDHIADVANHGGPDQAVYLYSAEDYDWWAERLGEALEPGTLGENLTLSSFGPGPVRVGDRYRVGEALLEVTSPRIPCATLAARMGDPAFVKKFRQARRPGFYARVLVEGKVRAGDGVERVLTSAHTPTILDLFELFYERSPSPDTLRRALAAPVAVRNREEYEEQLRNLDRG
- a CDS encoding C39 family peptidase; this encodes MFAKWLPLALCALSGVGAALPASVTLKNLSYERQGPDNCGPVTALSILGYHGTRVTQAQAVRALKDSAGDPQVTSLELAAYLGRYGLRSVIRYAGTPELLRELLARGIPVVVQQRLRPGSNVAHFRTVYGYRGGEFVTSDPLRGPALRLSTAQMTDLWHFYNGEYLVAYPPSKEADVRAVLGDDFRAANNWRKLKRIGERNVRARPGDPYNWWGLGKANLRLGNAREAAANFDRAVALGVPTLYYLYRQEAFEAWTRVGEHRKTLDLTQRTLRAFPGSKELVYFRDVARRGLRG
- a CDS encoding L-dopachrome tautomerase-related protein — its product is MKKLLPLALLALGTSLAQRLPESPTRLGAPLELVHAFNNHMPVGVTVNSQGRIFVSYPNWEDLNPFSVAEIRNGREVPYPNQDINTLKIPNNYDSFVGVQGLLIDGRDRLWVLDTGTVNLSPIVDGRAPKLVGIDTRTNRVVKTIRFPANVVLRGTYLNDLRVDLRFGADGVAYITDSGARSGAGLIMVDLASGRSWRKLTGDATVRPVPGFVSFADGRALLERPQGGPARTLSFGADSIAISPDGGTLYYAPTASRRLYAVPTAALRNESLSDAEVKAQVRDLGEKGVSDGMAEDTFGRLYTTNHEINAVVRRLPNGEFQTVVRDPRLIWPDTLAIRGGYLYILSNQLGRQGRYHYGIDQRVRPYALFRVKVDAQPVILR
- a CDS encoding MFS transporter small subunit codes for the protein MREQKTSTATVVLAWAVVALPMAWAVWQTLIKVIELFR
- a CDS encoding L-lactate MFS transporter; the encoded protein is MASFLDRERTVAPPGFNRWLVPPAALGVHLSIGQIYGYSVFNKPLSRLISGDLAADTGAPGDWSLFQVGLIFSVALFFLGASSALFGKWVERVGPRRTMFTSALLFCGGFLVAALGVATHQLWLVILGNGVLGGIGLGLGYISPVSTLIKWFPDRPGLATGLAIMGFGGGALLGSPLGTSLMAAYGGPNFGIVPTFITMAVLYFALMMFGAFLVRVPADGWKPEGWTPPAQNASHGMISTHNVTVEQAVRTPQFWLLFTVLFCNVTAGIGVLGQASVMIQEMFSDRVLGAGNGVTATAAAGFVGLLSLFNMGGRVFWSSTSDRIGRKPTYMIFFALGTVLYFLIPIFGNLASLVLFVLGFGIIMSMYGGGFATIPAYLRDLFGTLNVGAIHGRLLLAWSAAAIAGPTLVNGFRDRQIAAGVPASQAYSTVMWIMAGLLVVGFIANLLVRPVAARYYADRGVGSGAAADD
- the fdhD gene encoding formate dehydrogenase accessory sulfurtransferase FdhD, which codes for MSLPEAKPTSAESTAPAVTGARVLAYRGGRATERDDAVAVEEPLDIRVHEGGESLTLAVSMRTPGHDRELVLGWLYAEGLLHRDAPITLVQDPETPNVVILHTSDPHWFLASARTNVTTSACGVCGSGSVERLAVRVGEAVWTAPLLSPALLATLPERLRAAQPAFDATGGLHAAGLFTPDGTLLAAFEDVGRHNAVDKLVGWAVGRKLLPLSNHMLVTSSRAGFEIVQKAALAGVPVVVTVGAPSSLAVETAAALGLTLVGFARAERFNVYAGTPRLQPS
- a CDS encoding DUF1641 domain-containing protein, with the translated sequence MAKSLQYTPRVRTPQEEVAEASAQNAEALVEGLKLLSALHDHGVLDVLNKVVRGGGGLAGESLHILERGSSTHVIRNLLEVVRVLTELDPQSVGALGRALNEGVNEGAKRVARGERVGVGELVGLMRDPDIQVALTALFGTLKGFGHALRQADAQMHEPVEERRTSGERLA